One Epidermidibacterium keratini DNA segment encodes these proteins:
- a CDS encoding alpha/beta fold hydrolase, whose translation MGTTSTVTLGDGTRTRYRLDGPDDAPVLMLSNSIATTLDMWDRNITDFAGHFRVLRYDTRGHGESDAPGGAYSIERLGRDVVELMDALDIDTAHFCGLSLGGFIGQWLGIHEPDRIDKLVLANTSAYLGPAPQWDAKIIDVLNAPDLTEIAAGFLCNWFPDQLRADEALVGPFRDDILGMRVTGLAGCLAAVRDADLRRTLPLIRAETLVIIGEHDTVCLPEHGTLIADSIPAAERVRMPVTHLSNVEDPTGFANAVFDFLGER comes from the coding sequence ATGGGAACCACATCAACCGTCACACTTGGAGACGGCACCCGAACGCGCTATCGCCTGGACGGCCCCGACGATGCCCCGGTGCTGATGCTGTCCAACTCCATCGCGACCACCTTGGACATGTGGGATCGCAACATCACGGACTTCGCAGGTCACTTCCGCGTCCTCCGATACGACACCCGCGGTCACGGAGAGTCCGATGCTCCCGGGGGCGCATACTCGATCGAGCGGCTGGGTCGAGACGTCGTCGAGCTGATGGACGCACTGGACATCGACACCGCGCACTTCTGCGGGCTCTCGCTTGGCGGTTTCATCGGCCAGTGGCTCGGCATCCACGAGCCGGACCGTATCGACAAGCTCGTCCTTGCCAACACCTCCGCCTACCTCGGGCCGGCACCGCAGTGGGACGCAAAGATCATTGACGTGCTCAACGCACCGGATCTCACGGAGATCGCTGCCGGGTTCCTGTGCAACTGGTTCCCCGATCAGCTCCGAGCGGACGAAGCGCTTGTGGGACCGTTCCGCGACGACATCCTGGGCATGCGGGTCACGGGGCTCGCCGGATGCCTGGCAGCCGTGCGAGACGCCGACCTGCGCCGCACCCTTCCTCTTATCCGGGCCGAAACACTCGTCATCATCGGGGAGCACGACACCGTCTGCCTGCCTGAGCACGGAACGCTCATCGCCGACTCGATTCCGGCCGCCGAGCGGGTGCGCATGCCTGTCACTCACCTCTCGAATGTCGAGGACCCCACGGGATTCGCGAATGCAGTGTTCGACTTTTTGGGCGAACGGTGA